A section of the Choristoneura fumiferana chromosome 5, NRCan_CFum_1, whole genome shotgun sequence genome encodes:
- the LOC141427828 gene encoding dolichol-phosphate mannosyltransferase subunit 3-like yields the protein MTKLLEWISVASALLAVWYSLVGGYVKHPAIENNMNLIIVSPIIFVILFGLYAVTVILYRVFSFNNCEDAAKELQAEILEAKKDLASKGLSW from the coding sequence ATGACAAAGCTACTAGAATGGATATCGGTGGCGTCTGCCTTGTTAGCAGTCTGGTACTCCCTTGTTGGTGGCTACGTGAAGCATCCAGCGATAGAAAACAACATGAACCTTATAATAGTATCTCCAATAATATTCGTTATTCTTTTTGGATTGTATGCTGTCACTGTCATCCTATACAGAGTGTTCTCGTTTAACAATTGTGAAGATGCGGCTAAAGAACTACAGGCAGAGATATTGGAGGCCAAGAAGGACTTGGCAAGCAAGGGGCTTAGTTGGTAA